The following proteins come from a genomic window of Gossypium raimondii isolate GPD5lz chromosome 5, ASM2569854v1, whole genome shotgun sequence:
- the LOC105769014 gene encoding probable protein phosphatase 2C 26 isoform X5 — protein sequence MANSIYRASILQSYSQLLFQPCLSNKHCVPKKTNLLCFASSQLNPARSEVSFCIGTHLIPHPNKVERGGEDAFFVSNFKGGVIAVADGVSGWAEQNVDPSLFSKEIMANASSLVGNLEVNYDPQILIRKAHAATCSKGSATAIVAMLERNGTMKVASVGDCGLRVIRKGQIIFSTTPQEHYFDCPYQLSSELVGQTYLDAVVSSVELVEGDTIVMGSDGLFDNVFDGEIVSTLAAHSDVVEAAKALAKLASNHSLDSRV from the exons ATGGCGAATTCTATCTACAGAGCTTCGATTCTTCAATCTTATTCTCAGCTGCTTTTTCAACCTTGTTTATCGAATAAACATTGTGTTCCCAAGAAGACTAACTTGCTCTGTTTTGCTTCATCACAACTCAACCCTGCTCG GTCAGAAGTGAGTTTTTGTATTGGAACTCACCTCATTCCTCATCCAAACAAG GTGGAGAGAGGAGGAGAAGATGCTTTCTTTGTTAGCAACTTCAAGGGGGGAGTTATTGCTGTTGCTGACGGTGTTTCTGG TTGGGCTGAACAAAATGTGGATCCTTCATTATTTTCTAAGGAGATAATGGCTAATGCTTCATCTCTTGTAGGGAATTTGGAG GTTAATTACGATCCCCAGATCCTGATAAGAAAAGCACATGCCGCCACTTGCTCTAAAGGTTCGGCTACTGC TATCGTTGCCATGCTAGAGAGGAATGGAACCATGAAGGTTGCCAGTGTAGGTGATTGTGGATTACGAGTTATCCGCAAAg GGCAGATAATATTTTCAACGACCCCACAAGAACATTACTTCGACTGCCCATATCAATTGAGCTCGGAGTTAGTTGGCCAAACGTATCTTGATGCTGTG GTTAGCAGTGTGGAATTAGTGGAAGGAGACACCATAGTAATGGGCTCGGATGGGTTGTTTGACAATGTTTTTGATGGAGAGATCGTTTCTACGTTGGCGGCTCATAGTGATGTTGTGGAGGCTG CGAAGGCATTGGCTAAGCTGGCAAGCAATCACTCCCTGGATTCAAG GGTTTAG
- the LOC105769013 gene encoding uncharacterized protein LOC105769013: MATEATTTKFHNSDFRAVPPPPDYLPEITVAPHDGLHFWQFMIAGSVAGCVEHMAMFPVDTVKTHMQALGSCPIKSVGVRHALRSVLKSEGLPGLYRGIGAMGLGAGPAHAVYFSVYEVCKKYFSGGDPNNSAVHAVSGVFATVASDAVFTPMDMVKQRLQLGNGTAYRGVLDCVKKVLKEEGFGAFYASYRTTVLMNAPFTAVHFATYEAAKRGLIEISPESASDERVMVHATAGALAGASAAVVTTPLDVVKTQLQCQGVCGCDRFKSTAIRDVAKTIVQKDGYKGLMRGWIPRILFHAPAAAICWSTYEAAKSFFQELNACTESGTIT; the protein is encoded by the exons ATGGCAACAGAAGCTACCACGACCAAGTTCCACAATTCAGACTTCCGAGCGGTTCCGCCGCCACCGGATTACCTCCCGGAAATAACGGTGGCTCCCCACGACGGGCTTCACTTTTGGCAGTTCATGATTGCTGGCTCAGTCGCCGGCTGCGTTGAGCATATGGCAATGTTCCCTGTTGATACTGTCAAGACCCATATGCAAGCCCTAGGCTCTTGCCCCATCAAATCGGTGGGTGTACGCCACGCGCTCCGTTCCGTCCTCAAATCCGAAGGACTCCCGGGCTTATACCGGGGAATCGGGGCCATGGGACTGGGGGCTGGTCCGGCCCATGCCGTCTACTTCTCTGTTTACGAAGTTTGCAAGAAGTACTTTTCGGGTGGGGATCCGAATAACTCGGCGGTCCATGCGGTTTCCGGTGTTTTCGCGACGGTAGCAAGCGACGCCGTTTTTACGCCTATGGATATGGTGAAGCAGAGGTTACAGTTGGGCAATGGTACTGCTTATAGAGGGGTATTGGATTGTGTTAAGAAAGTTCTCAAAGAGGAAGGTTTTGGGGCGTTTTATGCTTCCTACAGGACGACGGTGCTCATGAATGCACCGTTTACGGCTGTTCATTTTGCAACTTATGAGGCAGCGAAAAGGGGTTTGATTGAGATTTCACCTGAGAGTGCCAGTGATGAGCGGGTGATGGTCCATGCTACGGCTGGTGCTCTTGCTGGAGCATCTGCTGCTGTCGTCACTACACCGCTTGATGTAGTTAAAACTCAGTTGCAGTGCCAG GGTGTGTGTGGATGTGATAGATTTAAGAGTACTGCTATTAGGGATGTGGCTAAAACAATAGTGCAAAAAGATGGGTACAAGGGCCTCATGAGGGGATGGATTCCTCGGATACTCTTCCATGCTCCTGCTGCTGCAATCTGCTGGTCCACCTATGAAGCTGCAAAATCTTTCTTCCAAGAACTCAATGCCTGCACTGAAAGTGGCACTATCACCTGA
- the LOC105769014 gene encoding probable protein phosphatase 2C 26 isoform X1, translating into MANSIYRASILQSYSQLLFQPCLSNKHCVPKKTNLLCFASSQLNPARSEVSFCIGTHLIPHPNKVERGGEDAFFVSNFKGGVIAVADGVSGWAEQNVDPSLFSKEIMANASSLVGNLEVNYDPQILIRKAHAATCSKGSATAIVAMLERNGTMKVASVGDCGLRVIRKGQIIFSTTPQEHYFDCPYQLSSELVGQTYLDAVVSSVELVEGDTIVMGSDGLFDNVFDGEIVSTLAAHSDVVEAVAKLHDQYVMVAKALAKLASNHSLDSRFDSPYTIEARSKGLDVPFWKKILGMKLTGGKLDDITVIVGQVVSSAASPQPT; encoded by the exons ATGGCGAATTCTATCTACAGAGCTTCGATTCTTCAATCTTATTCTCAGCTGCTTTTTCAACCTTGTTTATCGAATAAACATTGTGTTCCCAAGAAGACTAACTTGCTCTGTTTTGCTTCATCACAACTCAACCCTGCTCG GTCAGAAGTGAGTTTTTGTATTGGAACTCACCTCATTCCTCATCCAAACAAG GTGGAGAGAGGAGGAGAAGATGCTTTCTTTGTTAGCAACTTCAAGGGGGGAGTTATTGCTGTTGCTGACGGTGTTTCTGG TTGGGCTGAACAAAATGTGGATCCTTCATTATTTTCTAAGGAGATAATGGCTAATGCTTCATCTCTTGTAGGGAATTTGGAG GTTAATTACGATCCCCAGATCCTGATAAGAAAAGCACATGCCGCCACTTGCTCTAAAGGTTCGGCTACTGC TATCGTTGCCATGCTAGAGAGGAATGGAACCATGAAGGTTGCCAGTGTAGGTGATTGTGGATTACGAGTTATCCGCAAAg GGCAGATAATATTTTCAACGACCCCACAAGAACATTACTTCGACTGCCCATATCAATTGAGCTCGGAGTTAGTTGGCCAAACGTATCTTGATGCTGTG GTTAGCAGTGTGGAATTAGTGGAAGGAGACACCATAGTAATGGGCTCGGATGGGTTGTTTGACAATGTTTTTGATGGAGAGATCGTTTCTACGTTGGCGGCTCATAGTGATGTTGTGGAGGCTG TGGCTAAATTGCATGATCAATATGTAATGGTAGCGAAGGCATTGGCTAAGCTGGCAAGCAATCACTCCCTGGATTCAAGGTTCGACTCTCCCTACACAATAGAGGCCAGATCCAag GGTTTAGATGTTCCtttttggaagaaaattctGGGGATGAAGCTAACAG GTGGAAAGCTTGATGATATCACCGTGATTGTGGGTCAGGTTGTAAGCTCAGCTGCCAGTCCACAGCCAACTTGA
- the LOC105769014 gene encoding probable protein phosphatase 2C 26 isoform X2: MANSIYRASILQSYSQLLFQPCLSNKHCVPKKTNLLCFASSQLNPARSEVSFCIGTHLIPHPNKVERGGEDAFFVSNFKGGVIAVADGVSGWAEQNVDPSLFSKEIMANASSLVGNLEVNYDPQILIRKAHAATCSKGSATAIVAMLERNGTMKVASVGDCGLRVIRKGQIIFSTTPQEHYFDCPYQLSSELVGQTYLDAVVSSVELVEGDTIVMGSDGLFDNVFDGEIVSTLAAHSDVVEAAKALAKLASNHSLDSRFDSPYTIEARSKGLDVPFWKKILGMKLTGGKLDDITVIVGQVVSSAASPQPT; this comes from the exons ATGGCGAATTCTATCTACAGAGCTTCGATTCTTCAATCTTATTCTCAGCTGCTTTTTCAACCTTGTTTATCGAATAAACATTGTGTTCCCAAGAAGACTAACTTGCTCTGTTTTGCTTCATCACAACTCAACCCTGCTCG GTCAGAAGTGAGTTTTTGTATTGGAACTCACCTCATTCCTCATCCAAACAAG GTGGAGAGAGGAGGAGAAGATGCTTTCTTTGTTAGCAACTTCAAGGGGGGAGTTATTGCTGTTGCTGACGGTGTTTCTGG TTGGGCTGAACAAAATGTGGATCCTTCATTATTTTCTAAGGAGATAATGGCTAATGCTTCATCTCTTGTAGGGAATTTGGAG GTTAATTACGATCCCCAGATCCTGATAAGAAAAGCACATGCCGCCACTTGCTCTAAAGGTTCGGCTACTGC TATCGTTGCCATGCTAGAGAGGAATGGAACCATGAAGGTTGCCAGTGTAGGTGATTGTGGATTACGAGTTATCCGCAAAg GGCAGATAATATTTTCAACGACCCCACAAGAACATTACTTCGACTGCCCATATCAATTGAGCTCGGAGTTAGTTGGCCAAACGTATCTTGATGCTGTG GTTAGCAGTGTGGAATTAGTGGAAGGAGACACCATAGTAATGGGCTCGGATGGGTTGTTTGACAATGTTTTTGATGGAGAGATCGTTTCTACGTTGGCGGCTCATAGTGATGTTGTGGAGGCTG CGAAGGCATTGGCTAAGCTGGCAAGCAATCACTCCCTGGATTCAAGGTTCGACTCTCCCTACACAATAGAGGCCAGATCCAag GGTTTAGATGTTCCtttttggaagaaaattctGGGGATGAAGCTAACAG GTGGAAAGCTTGATGATATCACCGTGATTGTGGGTCAGGTTGTAAGCTCAGCTGCCAGTCCACAGCCAACTTGA
- the LOC128041348 gene encoding 40S ribosomal protein S6-like encodes MELQMLLVHCNNLFTSIPGNMFCFTIYSCVVYAGSRILDFGFQLESYRLGKKVSKAPKIQRLATPLTLQRKLTRIAEKKKRITKAKAEAAEYQKLLAMRLKEQRERGCESLAKRRSKLSAASKPSVVA; translated from the exons ATGGAGTTGCAAATGCTG CTTGTACACTGCAACAATCTGTTTACTTCTATTCCTGGAAACATGTTTTGCTTTACCATTTACTCATGCGTGGTGTATGCTGGAAGTAGGATATTGGATTTTGGGTTTCAGCTAGAATCATACAGGCTTG GCAAGAAGGTCAGTAAAGCTCCAAAAATCCAGAGGTTGGCAACTCCATTGACACTCCAGAGGAAGCTAACTAGAATtgcagagaagaagaaaagaattaCAAAGGCCAAGGCTGAGGCAGCTGAGTACCAGAAATTGCTTGCCATGAGGTTGAAGGAGCAGAGGGAGCGCGGTTGTGAGAGTTTAGCAAAGAGGAGGTCTAAGCTCTCTGCTGCTTCTAAGCCTTCTGTTGTGGCTTAG
- the LOC105769014 gene encoding probable protein phosphatase 2C 26 isoform X3 encodes MANSIYRASILQSYSQLLFQPCLSNKHCVPKKTNLLCFASSQLNPARSEVSFCIGTHLIPHPNKVERGGEDAFFVSNFKGGVIAVADGVSGWAEQNVDPSLFSKEIMANASSLVGNLEVNYDPQILIRKAHAATCSKGSATAIVAMLERNGTMKVASVGDCGLRVIRKGQIIFSTTPQEHYFDCPYQLSSELVGQTYLDAVVSSVELVEGDTIVMGSDGLFDNVFDGEIVSTLAAHSDVVEAVAKLHDQYVMVAKALAKLASNHSLDSRV; translated from the exons ATGGCGAATTCTATCTACAGAGCTTCGATTCTTCAATCTTATTCTCAGCTGCTTTTTCAACCTTGTTTATCGAATAAACATTGTGTTCCCAAGAAGACTAACTTGCTCTGTTTTGCTTCATCACAACTCAACCCTGCTCG GTCAGAAGTGAGTTTTTGTATTGGAACTCACCTCATTCCTCATCCAAACAAG GTGGAGAGAGGAGGAGAAGATGCTTTCTTTGTTAGCAACTTCAAGGGGGGAGTTATTGCTGTTGCTGACGGTGTTTCTGG TTGGGCTGAACAAAATGTGGATCCTTCATTATTTTCTAAGGAGATAATGGCTAATGCTTCATCTCTTGTAGGGAATTTGGAG GTTAATTACGATCCCCAGATCCTGATAAGAAAAGCACATGCCGCCACTTGCTCTAAAGGTTCGGCTACTGC TATCGTTGCCATGCTAGAGAGGAATGGAACCATGAAGGTTGCCAGTGTAGGTGATTGTGGATTACGAGTTATCCGCAAAg GGCAGATAATATTTTCAACGACCCCACAAGAACATTACTTCGACTGCCCATATCAATTGAGCTCGGAGTTAGTTGGCCAAACGTATCTTGATGCTGTG GTTAGCAGTGTGGAATTAGTGGAAGGAGACACCATAGTAATGGGCTCGGATGGGTTGTTTGACAATGTTTTTGATGGAGAGATCGTTTCTACGTTGGCGGCTCATAGTGATGTTGTGGAGGCTG TGGCTAAATTGCATGATCAATATGTAATGGTAGCGAAGGCATTGGCTAAGCTGGCAAGCAATCACTCCCTGGATTCAAG GGTTTAG
- the LOC105769014 gene encoding probable protein phosphatase 2C 26 isoform X4, producing the protein MANSIYRASILQSYSQLLFQPCLSNKHCVPKKTNLLCFASSQLNPARSEVSFCIGTHLIPHPNKVERGGEDAFFVSNFKGGVIAVADGVSGWAEQNVDPSLFSKEIMANASSLVGNLEVNYDPQILIRKAHAATCSKGSATAIVAMLERNGTMKVASVGDCGLRVIRKGQIIFSTTPQEHYFDCPYQLSSELVGQTYLDAVVSSVELVEGDTIVMGSDGLFDNVFDGEIVSTLAAHSDVVEAGFRCSFLEENSGDEANRWKA; encoded by the exons ATGGCGAATTCTATCTACAGAGCTTCGATTCTTCAATCTTATTCTCAGCTGCTTTTTCAACCTTGTTTATCGAATAAACATTGTGTTCCCAAGAAGACTAACTTGCTCTGTTTTGCTTCATCACAACTCAACCCTGCTCG GTCAGAAGTGAGTTTTTGTATTGGAACTCACCTCATTCCTCATCCAAACAAG GTGGAGAGAGGAGGAGAAGATGCTTTCTTTGTTAGCAACTTCAAGGGGGGAGTTATTGCTGTTGCTGACGGTGTTTCTGG TTGGGCTGAACAAAATGTGGATCCTTCATTATTTTCTAAGGAGATAATGGCTAATGCTTCATCTCTTGTAGGGAATTTGGAG GTTAATTACGATCCCCAGATCCTGATAAGAAAAGCACATGCCGCCACTTGCTCTAAAGGTTCGGCTACTGC TATCGTTGCCATGCTAGAGAGGAATGGAACCATGAAGGTTGCCAGTGTAGGTGATTGTGGATTACGAGTTATCCGCAAAg GGCAGATAATATTTTCAACGACCCCACAAGAACATTACTTCGACTGCCCATATCAATTGAGCTCGGAGTTAGTTGGCCAAACGTATCTTGATGCTGTG GTTAGCAGTGTGGAATTAGTGGAAGGAGACACCATAGTAATGGGCTCGGATGGGTTGTTTGACAATGTTTTTGATGGAGAGATCGTTTCTACGTTGGCGGCTCATAGTGATGTTGTGGAGGCTG GGTTTAGATGTTCCtttttggaagaaaattctGGGGATGAAGCTAACAG GTGGAAAGCTTGA